One Streptomyces sp. V4I8 genomic window carries:
- a CDS encoding rhamnogalacturonan lyase — protein MQHPRKHRRRRAALSASLATAALVAAGLTTLNSAGTAEAATARQVEALDRGVVSVHTSSGNLVSWRWLGTDPDNVSFNVYRAGTKVNATPVTGATNYFHSGAPEQADYTIRAIVNGVEQGDSVHAVQFRTGYKDVPISPPAGGTTPDGVAYTYEANDASVGDLDGDGALDIVLKWQPTNAKDNSQSGYTGNTIVDGIKLDGTRLWRIDLGRNIRSGAHYTQFQVYDYDGDGKAEIAMKTADGTKDGTGAVIGSSSADHRNSSGYILSGPEYLTMFNGQTGKAMGTVDYVPARGTVSSWGDSYGNRADRFLAGTAYLDGSRPSLIMARGYYTRTVIAAWDWRGGSFTRRWTFDTNSSTNSGKGFDGQGSHSLSVGDVDGDGKDEIVYGAMAVDDNGNGLWTTRTGHGDAQHLGDLDPSRAGLEYFKVSESTGQPAELYINPANGTVNWSLAACCDNGRGVAGDIWAGKDGAEVWSASDTSIRDEAGATKGREPSSVNFLSWWDGDPVRELLDGTRIDKYGTSSDTRLLTGSGVSSNNSTKATPVLSGDILGDWREEVIWRTSGNTALRIYSTPYETTTRITTLLHDPMYRTGLAWQNTAYNQPPHPSFFIGNGMPTAPRPTVYTP, from the coding sequence CAAGCACCGCAGACGCCGCGCCGCTCTCTCCGCGTCGCTCGCCACCGCCGCCCTGGTCGCCGCCGGGCTCACCACCCTGAACAGCGCCGGCACGGCGGAGGCCGCCACCGCCCGTCAGGTCGAGGCGCTCGACCGGGGCGTGGTCAGCGTCCACACGTCGAGCGGCAACCTGGTCAGCTGGCGCTGGCTCGGCACCGACCCGGACAACGTCTCCTTCAACGTCTACCGGGCCGGCACGAAGGTCAACGCGACCCCGGTCACCGGCGCCACGAACTACTTCCACTCCGGCGCCCCCGAACAGGCCGACTACACGATCCGCGCGATCGTGAACGGCGTGGAACAGGGCGACTCGGTGCACGCCGTCCAGTTCCGCACGGGGTACAAGGACGTCCCGATCAGCCCGCCCGCCGGCGGCACGACGCCCGACGGAGTCGCGTACACCTACGAGGCCAACGACGCCTCCGTCGGCGACCTCGACGGCGACGGCGCCCTGGACATCGTCCTGAAGTGGCAGCCCACCAACGCCAAGGACAACTCCCAGTCCGGCTACACCGGCAACACGATCGTCGACGGCATCAAGCTCGACGGCACCCGGCTGTGGCGTATCGACCTGGGCCGCAACATCCGCTCGGGCGCGCACTACACGCAGTTCCAGGTGTACGACTACGACGGCGACGGCAAGGCCGAGATCGCCATGAAGACGGCCGACGGCACGAAGGACGGCACCGGCGCGGTGATCGGCAGTTCATCGGCCGACCATCGGAACTCGTCCGGCTACATCCTCTCCGGGCCCGAGTACCTGACCATGTTCAACGGGCAGACCGGCAAGGCGATGGGGACGGTCGACTACGTCCCGGCGCGCGGCACCGTGTCGTCCTGGGGCGACTCGTACGGCAACCGCGCCGACCGCTTCCTCGCCGGCACCGCCTACCTGGACGGCTCCCGACCCTCCCTCATCATGGCCCGCGGCTACTACACCCGTACGGTGATCGCCGCCTGGGACTGGCGAGGCGGCAGCTTCACGCGCCGCTGGACCTTCGACACCAACTCCTCCACCAACAGCGGCAAGGGATTCGACGGCCAGGGCTCGCACAGCCTCTCCGTCGGGGACGTCGACGGCGACGGCAAGGACGAGATCGTCTACGGCGCGATGGCCGTCGACGACAACGGCAACGGCCTGTGGACCACCAGGACAGGACACGGCGACGCCCAGCACCTCGGCGACCTGGACCCGTCGCGCGCGGGACTGGAGTACTTCAAGGTCTCGGAGTCGACCGGCCAGCCGGCCGAGCTGTACATCAACCCCGCGAACGGCACCGTGAACTGGTCCCTCGCCGCCTGCTGCGACAACGGCCGCGGAGTCGCCGGGGACATCTGGGCCGGCAAAGACGGCGCCGAGGTGTGGTCCGCCTCCGATACCTCCATCCGCGACGAGGCCGGCGCCACCAAGGGCCGTGAGCCGTCCTCCGTCAACTTCCTGTCCTGGTGGGACGGCGACCCGGTCCGCGAACTCCTCGACGGCACCCGCATCGACAAATACGGCACGTCCTCCGACACCCGCCTCCTCACCGGCTCCGGCGTCTCCTCCAACAACAGCACCAAGGCCACCCCCGTGCTGTCCGGCGACATCCTCGGCGACTGGCGCGAGGAGGTCATCTGGCGCACCAGCGGCAACACGGCCCTGAGGATCTACTCGACCCCGTACGAGACGACCACCAGGATCACGACCCTCCTCCACGACCCGATGTACCGCACGGGCCTGGCCTGGCAGAACACCGCCTACAACCAGCCCCCGCACCCGAGCTTCTTTATCGGCAACGGGATGCCGACGGCGCCCCGGCCCACCGTCTACACGCCCTGA
- a CDS encoding DUF4352 domain-containing protein, whose amino-acid sequence MVHHTRIRLAATAAVAVAALGLTACGSGSGDEVVDKPKAKASATAGGNEKEPAAEKSSAAPEVAKVGDTLALKGMESGSGLDVTVVKVADNAKSSDEFFAPESGNRWIGVQFQLVNTGTKVYSDAPINGAKMADDQGQQFGTVIADITAGPSMSSDVRLKPGGKALGWIVFEVPKASKVATVTFGMDSGFAEQIGEWQL is encoded by the coding sequence ATGGTCCACCACACCCGCATACGTCTCGCCGCCACCGCGGCCGTCGCCGTCGCCGCGCTCGGCCTGACCGCCTGTGGTTCCGGCTCCGGCGACGAGGTCGTCGACAAGCCGAAGGCGAAGGCCTCCGCCACTGCAGGCGGCAACGAGAAGGAGCCGGCCGCCGAGAAGAGCAGTGCCGCGCCCGAGGTCGCCAAGGTCGGTGACACGCTCGCGCTCAAGGGCATGGAGAGCGGCAGCGGACTCGACGTCACGGTCGTCAAGGTCGCCGACAACGCCAAGTCCAGTGACGAGTTCTTCGCCCCCGAGTCCGGCAACCGGTGGATCGGCGTGCAGTTCCAGCTCGTCAACACCGGCACCAAGGTCTACTCCGACGCTCCCATCAACGGCGCGAAGATGGCCGATGACCAGGGCCAGCAGTTCGGGACCGTCATCGCCGACATCACGGCCGGTCCGTCCATGTCGTCGGACGTCCGGCTGAAGCCCGGAGGGAAGGCGTTGGGCTGGATCGTGTTCGAGGTGCCGAAGGCGTCGAAGGTGGCCACCGTGACGTTCGGGATGGACTCGGGCTTCGCCGAGCAGATCGGGGAGTGGCAGCTGTAG
- a CDS encoding cellulose binding domain-containing protein, with the protein MRRTRILTAALALAAGLLAGTPPALAAPATQKVSIAADTYTWKNARIDGGGFVPGIVFNRKEKNLAYARTDIGGAYRWQESSKTWTPLQDSVGWDDWGHTGVVSLASDSVDPDRVYAAVGTYTNSWDPKNGAVMRSSDRGASWQKTELPFKVGGNMPGRGMGERLAVDPNKNSVLYLGAPSGKGLWRSTDSGVTWSQVANFPNVGNYVQDPSDTSGYASDNQGLVWVTFDESTGTSGNATKTIYVGVADKDNAVYRSTDAGATWSRVAGQPTGYLAHKGVLDASNGYLYLAYSDKGGPYDGGKGRLWRYATATGTWTDISPVAEADTYYGFAGLTVDRQKPGTVMATAYSSWWPDTQIFRSTDSGGTWTKAWDYTSYPNRANRYTMDVSSSPWLTWGANPSPPEQTPKLGWMTEALEIDPFNSNRMMYGTGATIYGTEDLTKWDSGSQFTIKPMVQGLEETAVNDLASPPSGAPLLSALGDIGGFRHTDLTKVPSMMFTQPNFTTTTSLDFAETNPDTVVRVGNLDSGPHIAFSTDNGANWFAGTDPSGVSGGGTVAAAADGSRFVWSPAGTGVQYTTGFGNSWQASSGIPAGAIVESDRVDPKTFYGFKSGKFYVSSDGGATFSASSAAGLPSGDSVRFKALPGVKGDVWLAGGATDGAYGLWHSTDGGASFTKLSNVEQADAIGFGKAATDASYQALYTSAKIGGVRGIFRSVDKGVTWTRVNDDAHQWGWTGAAITGDPRVYGRVYVATNGRGVIYGDTAGGGTTDPDPDPDPTPTGACTVTYKVTNQWSGGFQADVQLSNTGSSAWSGWSLGWTFADGQRITQVWNADPTQSGSAVTAKNVGWNGSVAAGSSVSFGFTGSWSGTNAKPTAFKLGDQSCAVS; encoded by the coding sequence GTGCGAAGAACCCGCATCCTCACCGCCGCGCTGGCCCTCGCGGCCGGGCTGCTCGCGGGCACCCCGCCCGCACTCGCCGCCCCTGCCACGCAGAAGGTGTCGATCGCCGCCGACACCTACACCTGGAAGAACGCCCGTATCGACGGCGGCGGTTTCGTCCCCGGCATCGTCTTCAACCGAAAGGAGAAGAACCTCGCCTACGCCCGTACCGACATCGGCGGCGCCTACCGCTGGCAGGAGTCGTCGAAGACCTGGACGCCGCTGCAGGACTCGGTCGGCTGGGACGACTGGGGGCACACCGGTGTGGTGAGCCTGGCGTCCGACTCCGTGGACCCGGACCGGGTGTACGCGGCGGTCGGGACGTACACGAACAGCTGGGACCCGAAGAACGGCGCGGTCATGCGCTCCTCCGACCGGGGCGCGAGCTGGCAGAAGACGGAGCTGCCGTTCAAGGTGGGCGGCAACATGCCGGGCCGTGGCATGGGTGAGCGGCTGGCGGTCGACCCCAACAAGAACAGCGTGCTGTATCTGGGCGCGCCCAGCGGCAAGGGGCTGTGGCGGTCGACGGACTCCGGGGTGACCTGGTCGCAGGTGGCGAACTTCCCCAACGTCGGCAACTACGTGCAGGATCCGAGCGACACCAGCGGGTACGCCAGCGACAACCAGGGCCTCGTCTGGGTCACGTTCGACGAGTCCACGGGGACGTCCGGGAACGCCACGAAGACCATCTACGTGGGGGTCGCCGACAAGGACAACGCCGTCTATCGGTCGACCGACGCGGGCGCGACCTGGTCGCGGGTCGCCGGGCAGCCGACGGGATACCTGGCCCACAAGGGTGTCCTGGACGCGTCGAACGGCTACCTCTACCTCGCCTACAGCGACAAGGGCGGCCCGTACGACGGCGGCAAGGGCCGGCTGTGGCGCTACGCGACGGCGACCGGCACCTGGACCGACATCAGCCCGGTCGCCGAGGCCGACACCTACTACGGCTTCGCGGGCCTGACCGTCGACCGGCAGAAGCCCGGCACGGTGATGGCGACGGCGTACAGCTCCTGGTGGCCGGACACCCAGATCTTCCGCTCAACGGACAGCGGCGGAACCTGGACGAAGGCGTGGGACTACACGTCGTACCCCAACCGCGCCAACCGCTACACGATGGACGTCTCGTCGTCGCCGTGGCTGACCTGGGGCGCGAATCCGTCACCGCCCGAGCAGACGCCGAAACTGGGCTGGATGACCGAGGCCTTGGAGATCGACCCGTTCAACTCCAACCGGATGATGTACGGGACGGGCGCGACGATCTACGGCACCGAGGACCTGACGAAGTGGGACAGCGGAAGCCAGTTCACGATCAAGCCGATGGTGCAGGGCCTGGAGGAGACGGCGGTCAACGACCTCGCCTCTCCCCCGTCGGGCGCCCCGCTCCTGAGCGCCCTCGGTGATATCGGCGGCTTCCGGCACACGGACCTCACCAAGGTCCCCTCGATGATGTTCACCCAGCCGAACTTCACCACGACCACCAGCCTGGACTTCGCCGAGACGAACCCCGACACGGTGGTCCGGGTCGGCAACCTGGACTCGGGCCCGCACATCGCGTTCTCGACGGACAACGGCGCCAACTGGTTCGCGGGGACGGACCCGTCGGGCGTGAGCGGCGGCGGTACGGTCGCGGCGGCGGCGGACGGCAGCCGGTTCGTGTGGAGCCCCGCCGGCACGGGCGTGCAGTACACGACGGGGTTCGGCAACTCCTGGCAGGCGTCGAGCGGGATCCCCGCCGGGGCGATCGTCGAGTCCGACCGGGTCGACCCGAAGACCTTCTACGGCTTCAAGTCCGGGAAGTTCTACGTCAGTTCGGACGGCGGCGCGACCTTCTCCGCGTCCTCGGCGGCCGGGCTGCCGAGCGGTGACAGCGTCCGCTTCAAGGCGCTGCCCGGCGTGAAGGGTGACGTCTGGCTGGCGGGCGGCGCCACGGACGGAGCGTACGGCCTGTGGCACTCGACCGACGGGGGCGCGAGCTTCACGAAACTCTCGAACGTCGAGCAAGCCGACGCCATCGGCTTCGGCAAGGCGGCGACGGATGCTTCGTACCAGGCCCTCTACACCAGCGCGAAGATCGGCGGCGTCCGCGGCATCTTCCGCTCCGTCGACAAGGGCGTCACCTGGACCCGCGTCAACGACGACGCCCACCAGTGGGGTTGGACGGGTGCGGCGATCACGGGTGACCCCCGGGTGTACGGGCGGGTCTACGTGGCAACGAACGGCCGGGGCGTCATCTACGGCGACACGGCCGGCGGCGGCACAACAGACCCCGACCCGGATCCGGACCCGACGCCGACCGGCGCCTGCACCGTGACGTACAAGGTCACCAACCAGTGGTCGGGCGGTTTCCAGGCGGACGTCCAGCTGTCCAACACCGGTTCCAGTGCCTGGAGTGGCTGGTCCCTCGGCTGGACCTTCGCGGACGGGCAGCGGATCACACAGGTGTGGAACGCCGACCCTACGCAGTCGGGCTCGGCGGTGACCGCGAAGAACGTGGGCTGGAACGGCAGCGTGGCGGCCGGCTCGTCCGTGAGCTTCGGATTCACGGGAAGCTGGTCGGGAACGAACGCGAAACCGACCGCCTTCAAGCTGGGTGACCAGAGCTGCGCGGTGAGTTGA
- a CDS encoding glycoside hydrolase family 48 protein, which translates to MHPPRRSRTARRLWTAVVAALALPLTMLGTGSTPAQAAAVQCSVDYRTNDWGSGFTADLTITNRGTDVIDGWTLTYSYAGNQKLGNGWNGTWSQSGQSITVKDAGHNARIAAGAAVTTGAQFSYSGSNAAPTNFAINGTSCTGAHQPPITVLTSPAAGAVYTLGDSVPLAATAAAADNATISKVEFYDNTTLLGTDTTAPYSLSVSSLTVGSHSLLAKAYDSLGASAESTPVGVTVASGPAVVASQTQLPVQQGKTASYDIKLSTQPSANVTVTTARASGNSGLSVTGGASLTFTPSNWNTAQKVTITAASSGTGAATFESTATGHAKASVTVTQIAATKAYDARFLELYGKITNPANGYFSPEGIPYHSVETLIVEAPDHGHETTSEAYSYLLWLQAMYGKVTGDWTKFNGAWEIMEKYMIPTHADQPTNSFYNASKPATYAPELDTPNEYPAKLDASVSVGSDPIAGELKSAYGTDDVYGMHWLQDVDNIYGYGNSPGKCEAGPSDTGPSYINTFQRGAQESVWETVPQPTCDAFKYGGKNGYLDLFTGDASYAKQWKFTNAPDADARAVQAAYWADKWADEQGKGAQISATVAKAAKMGDYLRYAMYDKYFKKVGNCVGASSCPAGTGKDASHYLLSWYYAWGGATDTSAGWAWRIGSSHAHGGYQNPMAAYALANYADLKPKSATGQADWAKSLERQVEFYRWLQSSEGAIAGGATNSWAGRYATPPAGKSTFYGMYYDQQPVYHDPPSNQWFGFQAWSMERVAEYYQQTGNATAKAVLDKWVDWALSETTVNPDGTYRIPSTLQWSGQPDTWNASSPGANNGLHVTVADYTNDVGVAAAYAKTLTYYADRSGDTAAATTAKALLDGMWDNYQDDLGIAVPETRADYNRFDDGIYVPSGWTGTMPNGDAINSSSTFDSIRSFYEDDPAWSKIEAYLAGGAAPSFTYHRFWAQADIALAMGSYAELLE; encoded by the coding sequence GTGCATCCCCCACGCAGAAGCAGAACCGCGCGACGGTTGTGGACCGCCGTCGTAGCGGCCCTGGCACTCCCCTTGACCATGCTGGGCACGGGTTCAACACCCGCCCAGGCGGCCGCAGTTCAGTGCAGTGTCGACTACCGGACCAATGACTGGGGCTCCGGCTTCACCGCGGATCTGACGATCACCAACCGCGGTACGGATGTCATCGACGGCTGGACCCTGACGTACAGCTACGCGGGCAACCAGAAGCTCGGCAACGGCTGGAACGGGACCTGGAGCCAGTCCGGCCAGTCGATCACCGTGAAGGACGCCGGCCACAACGCGCGGATCGCCGCCGGAGCCGCGGTGACCACGGGCGCGCAGTTCAGCTACAGCGGCAGCAACGCCGCCCCCACGAACTTCGCGATCAACGGCACCAGTTGTACCGGCGCCCACCAGCCCCCCATCACCGTGCTGACCAGCCCGGCGGCGGGCGCCGTCTACACCCTGGGCGACTCCGTCCCGCTCGCGGCCACCGCCGCGGCCGCGGACAACGCCACGATCAGCAAGGTGGAGTTCTACGACAACACCACGCTGCTGGGCACGGACACGACGGCGCCGTACTCGCTCTCGGTCTCAAGTTTGACCGTGGGCAGTCATTCGCTCCTCGCGAAGGCGTACGACAGCCTGGGCGCGTCCGCGGAGTCCACGCCGGTCGGCGTCACCGTCGCCTCGGGTCCCGCCGTGGTGGCCTCGCAGACCCAACTCCCGGTCCAGCAGGGCAAGACGGCGTCGTACGACATCAAGCTGTCGACCCAGCCGTCGGCCAACGTCACCGTCACCACCGCACGCGCGAGCGGCAACTCGGGCCTGTCGGTGACCGGCGGCGCCTCGCTCACCTTCACGCCCTCGAACTGGAACACGGCCCAGAAGGTGACCATCACCGCCGCCTCCTCCGGCACCGGCGCGGCGACCTTCGAGTCGACCGCCACCGGGCACGCGAAGGCGTCGGTCACGGTCACCCAGATCGCGGCGACGAAGGCGTACGACGCCCGCTTCCTGGAGCTGTACGGCAAGATCACCAACCCGGCGAACGGCTACTTCTCACCCGAGGGCATCCCCTACCACTCGGTGGAGACGCTGATCGTCGAGGCGCCGGACCACGGTCATGAGACCACGTCGGAGGCCTACAGCTACCTTCTCTGGTTGCAGGCTATGTACGGCAAGGTCACGGGCGACTGGACCAAGTTCAACGGCGCCTGGGAGATCATGGAGAAGTACATGATCCCGACCCACGCCGACCAGCCGACCAACTCCTTCTACAACGCCTCGAAGCCGGCGACCTACGCGCCCGAGCTGGACACCCCGAACGAGTACCCGGCGAAGCTCGACGCGTCGGTCTCGGTCGGCTCGGACCCGATCGCGGGCGAGCTGAAGAGCGCGTACGGCACGGACGACGTCTACGGCATGCACTGGCTCCAGGACGTCGACAACATCTACGGCTACGGCAACTCGCCGGGCAAGTGCGAGGCGGGGCCGTCGGACACCGGGCCGTCGTACATCAACACCTTCCAGCGCGGCGCGCAGGAGTCGGTGTGGGAGACGGTGCCGCAGCCGACCTGCGACGCCTTCAAGTACGGCGGGAAGAACGGCTACCTGGACCTCTTCACCGGTGACGCCTCCTACGCCAAGCAGTGGAAGTTCACCAACGCCCCGGACGCCGACGCGCGTGCGGTGCAGGCCGCGTACTGGGCCGACAAGTGGGCCGACGAGCAGGGCAAGGGCGCCCAGATCTCCGCGACCGTGGCCAAGGCCGCGAAGATGGGTGACTACCTGCGCTACGCGATGTACGACAAGTACTTCAAGAAGGTCGGCAACTGTGTGGGCGCCTCGTCCTGCCCGGCGGGCACCGGCAAGGACGCCTCGCACTACCTGCTGTCCTGGTACTACGCCTGGGGCGGCGCCACCGACACCTCGGCGGGCTGGGCCTGGCGCATCGGCTCCAGTCACGCGCACGGCGGCTACCAGAACCCGATGGCCGCTTATGCCCTCGCCAACTACGCCGACCTGAAGCCCAAGTCGGCGACCGGACAGGCGGACTGGGCCAAGTCGCTGGAACGACAGGTCGAGTTCTACCGCTGGCTGCAGTCCAGCGAGGGCGCGATCGCGGGCGGTGCGACCAACAGCTGGGCGGGCCGGTACGCGACGCCGCCGGCCGGGAAGTCCACGTTCTACGGCATGTACTACGACCAGCAGCCCGTCTACCACGACCCGCCGTCCAACCAGTGGTTCGGCTTCCAGGCGTGGTCGATGGAGCGGGTGGCCGAGTACTACCAGCAGACCGGGAACGCGACCGCGAAGGCCGTCCTCGACAAGTGGGTCGACTGGGCGCTGTCCGAGACGACCGTCAACCCGGACGGTACGTACCGGATCCCGTCGACGCTTCAGTGGTCGGGGCAGCCCGACACCTGGAACGCGTCAAGTCCGGGCGCGAACAACGGACTTCATGTCACCGTCGCCGACTACACCAATGACGTCGGTGTGGCGGCCGCGTACGCCAAGACCCTGACGTACTACGCCGACCGCTCCGGTGACACGGCTGCCGCGACGACGGCGAAGGCGTTGCTGGACGGCATGTGGGACAACTACCAGGACGACCTCGGTATCGCCGTCCCGGAGACCCGCGCCGACTACAACCGCTTCGACGACGGGATCTACGTCCCGAGCGGCTGGACCGGCACCATGCCGAACGGCGACGCGATCAACTCGTCGTCGACCTTCGACTCGATCCGCTCGTTCTACGAGGACGACCCGGCCTGGTCGAAGATCGAGGCGTATCTCGCGGGCGGTGCGGCACCGTCGTTCACGTATCACCGGTTCTGGGCCCAGGCGGACATCGCGCTTGCCATGGGCTCGTACGCGGAGCTCCTCGAATGA
- a CDS encoding glycoside hydrolase family 6 protein — protein sequence MSRTRTAMLAALALVAGASGTALAAAAPEDIGTAAVPCTVDYKVQNQWDTGFTAAVTVTNQGSAKSSWSVKWSYAGNQKVTSGWNAKISQSGAAVTATNETYNGTLSTGGSVSFGFQGSYSGTNALPATFTLDGVTCNVDDGSGGPTDPPDPGPTGPKVDNPYSGAKVYVNPEWSAKAAAEPGGSRIANQPTGVWLDRIAAINGVNGGMSLRDHLDEALTQKGSNELVVQLVIYNLPGRDCAALASNGELGPTELGRYKTEYIDPIAAILADPKYAALRIVTTIEIDSLPNLVTNTGSRPTATPQCDVMKANGNYQKGVGYALNKLGDVVNVYNYIDAGHHGWIGWDDNFAASATVMKEAATSEGATVNDVHGFIANTANYSALKENNFTIGDSVGGKSVRESKWVDWNRYTDELSFAQAFRNQLVTTGFNSGIGMLIDTSRNGWGGSARPAGPGAMTDVDTYVNGGRYDRRIHVGNWCNQSGAGLGERPQANPAAGIDAYVWIKPPGESDGASKEIPNDEGKGFDRMCDPTYTGNPRNGNNMSGALPDAPLSGHWFSAQFQQLMRNAYPPLS from the coding sequence ATGAGTCGTACCAGAACCGCGATGCTCGCCGCCCTGGCGCTGGTCGCCGGAGCCTCGGGGACCGCGCTCGCCGCGGCCGCCCCCGAGGACATCGGCACGGCAGCCGTCCCCTGCACCGTCGACTACAAGGTGCAGAACCAGTGGGACACCGGCTTCACCGCCGCCGTGACGGTCACCAACCAGGGCTCCGCCAAGTCCAGCTGGTCGGTGAAGTGGTCGTACGCCGGAAACCAGAAGGTCACCAGCGGCTGGAACGCGAAGATCAGCCAGAGCGGCGCCGCTGTCACCGCCACCAACGAGACCTACAACGGAACCCTGTCGACCGGCGGTTCGGTCAGCTTCGGCTTCCAGGGCTCCTACAGCGGCACCAACGCCCTCCCGGCCACCTTCACCCTCGACGGCGTGACCTGCAACGTCGACGACGGCAGCGGCGGACCGACGGATCCGCCGGACCCGGGCCCGACCGGCCCCAAGGTCGACAACCCGTACTCCGGCGCCAAGGTGTACGTGAACCCGGAGTGGTCCGCGAAGGCCGCCGCCGAGCCGGGCGGCAGCCGCATCGCCAACCAGCCGACCGGCGTCTGGCTCGACCGGATCGCCGCGATCAACGGTGTCAACGGCGGGATGAGCCTGCGCGACCACCTGGACGAGGCCCTCACCCAGAAGGGTTCCAACGAGCTCGTCGTCCAGCTGGTCATCTACAACCTGCCGGGACGTGACTGTGCCGCCCTCGCCTCCAACGGTGAGCTCGGCCCGACGGAGCTCGGCCGCTACAAGACCGAGTACATCGACCCGATCGCCGCGATCCTCGCCGACCCGAAGTACGCCGCGCTGCGGATCGTCACCACGATCGAGATCGACTCGCTGCCCAACCTCGTCACCAACACCGGCAGCCGGCCGACGGCCACGCCGCAGTGCGACGTGATGAAGGCCAACGGGAACTACCAGAAGGGCGTCGGCTACGCCCTCAACAAGCTCGGTGACGTGGTCAACGTCTACAACTACATCGACGCCGGCCACCACGGCTGGATCGGCTGGGACGACAACTTCGCCGCCAGCGCCACCGTCATGAAGGAGGCCGCCACCTCCGAGGGCGCCACCGTGAACGACGTGCACGGCTTCATCGCCAACACGGCGAACTACAGCGCCCTGAAGGAGAACAACTTCACCATCGGCGACTCCGTGGGCGGCAAGTCCGTGCGTGAGTCCAAGTGGGTCGACTGGAACCGCTACACCGACGAGCTGTCCTTCGCGCAGGCCTTCCGCAACCAGCTGGTCACGACCGGGTTCAACTCCGGTATCGGCATGCTGATCGACACGTCCAGGAACGGTTGGGGCGGCTCCGCACGGCCCGCCGGTCCGGGCGCGATGACCGACGTCGACACGTACGTCAACGGCGGCCGCTACGACCGCCGTATCCACGTCGGCAACTGGTGCAACCAGTCCGGGGCCGGGCTGGGTGAGCGGCCGCAGGCCAATCCGGCGGCCGGGATCGACGCGTACGTCTGGATCAAGCCTCCGGGCGAGTCCGACGGTGCGAGCAAGGAGATCCCGAACGATGAGGGCAAGGGCTTCGACCGGATGTGCGACCCGACGTACACCGGCAACCCGCGCAATGGCAACAACATGTCCGGTGCGCTGCCGGACGCTCCGCTGTCGGGGCACTGGTTCTCGGCGCAGTTCCAGCAGTTGATGCGGAACGCGTACCCGCCGTTGTCGTAG
- a CDS encoding phytanoyl-CoA dioxygenase family protein, whose product MDDEMVRRFLNDGFVKIEGAFPPRVAEHCARLLWRETGYDREDPGTWKDPVHWVYDMAQGPFAAAVNTPVLHEAFDALVGEDRWQSRYSLGSFPLRFPHEEEPDDAGWHIEASYTPEGAEQPHTNVRSKDRALLMLFLFSEVTEDDAPTRIRVGSHLDVPPVLAPYGETGASFLELGPKVAEASAHRPLAHATGNPGDVYFCHPFLVHAAQPHHGTRPRFMAQPPLHPTEPLELERADGNYSAVEFAIRRGLAREN is encoded by the coding sequence ATGGACGACGAGATGGTCAGGCGCTTTCTGAATGACGGGTTCGTGAAGATCGAGGGCGCCTTTCCGCCGCGCGTCGCCGAGCACTGCGCACGGCTGCTGTGGCGGGAGACGGGGTACGACCGGGAGGACCCGGGCACCTGGAAGGACCCCGTGCACTGGGTGTACGACATGGCGCAGGGGCCGTTCGCGGCCGCCGTCAACACACCCGTGCTGCACGAGGCCTTCGATGCGCTGGTGGGTGAGGACCGCTGGCAGTCGCGGTACTCGCTGGGGAGTTTCCCGCTGCGGTTCCCGCACGAGGAGGAACCGGACGACGCGGGCTGGCACATCGAGGCCAGCTACACCCCCGAAGGCGCCGAGCAACCCCACACGAACGTGCGCTCGAAGGACCGTGCGCTGCTGATGCTGTTCCTGTTCAGCGAGGTCACCGAGGACGACGCGCCCACCCGCATCCGGGTCGGCTCACATCTCGACGTACCGCCGGTCCTGGCACCGTACGGCGAGACCGGCGCCTCCTTCCTGGAGCTCGGCCCGAAGGTCGCCGAAGCCTCCGCCCACCGCCCCCTCGCCCACGCCACCGGCAACCCCGGCGACGTCTACTTCTGCCACCCCTTCCTGGTCCACGCCGCCCAGCCCCACCACGGCACCCGGCCGCGCTTCATGGCCCAGCCGCCGCTGCACCCGACGGAGCCACTGGAGCTGGAGCGGGCCGACGGCAACTACTCGGCGGTGGAGTTCGCGATCCGCCGGGGTCTGGCCAGAGAGAACTGA